Sequence from the Parvicella tangerina genome:
AAACATTCTTACCCTTGGTATATTCCCACTTCTAAGTACGAGAACAACAACCACTATTAAAGTAATCGCATAACTTAGCGTTTGTAGCCATACAAAAAGTTCTATGGAAAGCTCTTGCTCCATTATTCCTCCCCACAATACCATTGAACACATCATCACAAGTAGCACCCGATCTAATACACCTACGACACTATCCTCTTTGAATCTCAGCATACCCGAAAGGTTTGAACGGAAGAAGAGAATGAATGCTACAAGTATTTGGTTTATTCCTAAAAAGGTGAGTAGATAAAATTGATGGTCCGAATACCCAAGCAATACTCCGCTACCAAACAAAAGGGATAAGTAGGCGAAAATTAGGATAAACTTAATGGATAGAATTGAGGAAAAATACTCGGAACGGTGCTCTTCACTTCTTGCCACCTCACGCGTGTTGAAGTTGGACAAGCCAAGATCTAGAAAAATATTAAAAATAAAAGTAAGTCCAACGATAGAAAAGTACTCACCATATTCTCCAGGATTTGCTGCTTCCAAGCGCTTTAGAAACTCTGCATCTACTCCCAGAATATAGAATGGTTTAACCAATACATTCAGGAGTAGAACCAAAATCAAATTAGAAAGAAACTTCCGTTGCATGACCGCAAATGTAGTAGATTTTAAAAAGTATTTTAACGGTATTAATTGTCTATCATTGTATTTCACTGATACAAGTGCAATAATTCCCGATCGTGAACATTTTTGGATCTCGTAGGGTAAGCCTCCTATCAAATTCTGGTTGATCAATTAATTCGCCAAAGCCAAGCGTGATATGAGGAGAATAATTATCTAACGACTTTGAAGCGAACGTGTTTATATAGTTAGTGGTCTGTTTATCAAGAGGCTTGTAATCAGAGCAGATTTCTCGAAATGGTTCAAAAAACAAGTGAATTCTATTCTGAAAAAGGTACAAAGCTCTTGTTGTTTGCACTTCCCAGCTCAACACATTTCCAAATTCGCTATTATAAGTTTCTAGGGCTCCTAATTCGGTCTTAACAGAACTACTGCTAAAGATCTTCTTTAGCCCCAGATTTAAAGCACCTACTTGCGTCCTTTTTATGAACCCCATCCATAAGGTAATATGAGGAATGGATCTAGTGAAATCAATTTTGGATCGATCCAAATCTCCATTTAGTTTGGACAAGAGTTGCTCTAGGTTTTCCGGCAGGTCAAAACCAATTAAAACGGGTTCAAGATCATGTACAGCGTTCTTCATTAAACACAAAGTTGAGAAAAATAGTTCAAGTTTTAGTAACTTCCTTACATTTGCTTTCTATGCGTTGGATTGGAGCACCATTCAGGTTTTTATACAAACTCTATTTTGGCATGGTCTACCTAACCACAGGTCTGCTGTTATACCCATACTTTCTAATCGCACTTCGTGGTTCAAATAAATTTGAGAAGGCGGTTAAAGTTAAAAAAGTTTGGTCAGTAGCGATTTGCTTTCTGTGTGGAATTCGTGTTCGCGTGATTGGTGCGGAAAACTTTCCAAACGAGGGTTCGTTCATTGTCTGTGCTAATCATGCTTCTTATCTTGACATTATCCTCATGTATAGAATAATACCGAGCGACTTTGCTTTCTTAGGTAAGGCAGAAGTCTTAAAGTGGCCAATTATCAACATTTTTTTTAAGAAGGGAATTGACATTCCTGTAGATCGGACGAACAGAAAGGCGGCATCTGAAAGTCTGCTAAAAGCTAAAGAAGCTTTGAGACAAGAACGGAGTTTAGCCATTTTCCCTGAGGGAACTATGGGACCTCAACCTCCAAAAATGCTACGCTTCAAAAATGGCGCTTTTAGCCTAGCGATGGAATTTAGCACAAACATTATCCCCATTACTTTCTCTAACAATTACAAACTATTTTATGATCACACGGATTTCTTTGGACCGGGAAGACCAGGGGTTGCAAAAATTATCGTCCATCCTGCAATAGAGGTAACGAGTAAATCAGATTTAGTATCTTTGCGCAACGAAACTTACCAAATTATTAAGTCAGGCCTTTAAATAAGCTCAATATGAAATTAGACGACAAGACCGTAACAAAAATTGCTTCGCTGGCAAAACTTGAATTTAATGGCAAAGAAAAAGAGGCTATTCTGGAAGACATGAATAAAATGCTGGATTTCGTAGGAAAATTAGAGGAAGTAGATACGGATGGTGTTGCTCCTCTCATTCACATGACGGATGAGAAGAACGTTCTAAGAGAAGATATTTCAAGAACTGATATTACACAAAAAGAGGCGTTAAAAAACGCCCCTAAAAAAGATAGTACTTACTTTAAAATACCGAAAGTAATCAAGTAAGGTTTAACAATACTCGTTAAAAGCAGCTATAATATTCTCAGCAATCATTTCGGCTGGTCTCCCTTCTATATGATGCCTTTCAATAAAGTGAACCAAGGTTCCATCTTTAAAAAGCGCCATTGATGGTGATGATGGTGGGTAAGGTAAACAATACTTTCTTACCTGATCGACTGCTTCTTTGTCCACCCCTGCGAAAACAGTTACTAAATTATCAGGAAGCTTATCATTAGCTGTGGCTTCTATAGCCGCTGGTCTGGCGTTCGCTGCCGCACAACCACAAACACTATTGATGACTACAAAAGTAGTTCCGTCCTCGTTAAGAACATTATCAACGTCATCTGCAGTAAACAATTCTTTATACCCCCTTGAAGTCAAATCCTGCTTCATTGGAGCTACTAATTCTTCTGGATACATATAGGTTTATTTAAAAAATTAAATTCTAAATACGAAGTTAGTCTTAAAATTATTAACTGACAATTCAGTACCGTTCAAACAGATTAATTGTTAATTCATCTAAAAAAAGCCACATTTCGACCATAAAATACAATAAGTTATCTTGTTTTTTTGTTATGTTTGCATCACATTTTAAAAATTAAAAAACAAAAGAAATGAAAAAATTATTTGTTTACGGATTGAGTATTGCTATGGTGGCTGGAGCTGCTTCATGTAAGAAGACGTCTAAAGGAAAGTTATCTAACGAATGGACGGTATCTTCAATGGAAAATACTTCTTCTTCAACTAACTCAAATGGAGATGTTAGTACTGAAACTATGACTATTGATGGATCAACGATCACTATTGTTCAAACAGATTCTCCAAGTGGTGGAAGTACAACTACAACTACCAACACTGGTACGGTGAACTCTGCTAAAATGACTATTTCTAAAGATGGTACTTGGTCAAGAGACCTAGACATTACTATCGTTTCAGAAGATGAGTTTGGAGGTGTAACTTACACAACTACTACAAATTCTGTTATTGCTGAGTCTGGTACTTGGGATTTCTTGAACGGTGTTAGCAAAGACTTCAAAAAGAACGAAAGAGTAGTATTTAATACGTTGTCTTCTTCTTCTACTTCTTCTAGCACTACTGAGGCTGGAGGAACTTCATCAACTTCTTCATCAACTGATACAGACACCTACTCAGAAGGTGAAATGTCAGAGATCATGGTTGTTGTTGAGTCTAAAGGAAAAGAGCTTCAAATGAAAGCTGAGGAGTCTAGTACTTCTACTTCTTCTAACACTGGAGGTGGTTCTACAACTACATCTAACTCTAGCGCTAGTGGAATGACTACAATTACACTTACTCAGGAGTAATAACTCATTGATAAAAGTATTTAAAGCCTCGACCACTGGTCGGGGCTTTTTTTTGTCATTACTGGTTTCAAAACCTAACGATGCATTTATGGATTACAGTCTCCTTTTAAGGTCTAAAACCTAACTCCAGAGCAACTTTTATCACATCCATCGAGGTTAGGCTGCCATTCGGTTAAAATAGATCAACCTATAAAGCTCTTTGGTTTAAGAGTAGCATGAATAAAACGCTTTCAAGAACATCCTGTTAAACTTCTTAGCTGTTTTCTCTCGTTTATTTTCAAAATCTTCCAGGCATTTGTTCAAAGCCTCCCAATAGGTCATTAGCATATTTCTGAAACTCACTTTTACAGAACATAAAAAAAAACCCTGACATCATTCGATATCAGGGTTATACAAATCGTGTTTAACAAGTATTAGCCGTTGAGTGCCTCTGCACCGCCAACGATTTCAAGAATCTCGTTGGTAATAGCTGCCTGTCGAGCTTTATTGTAAGACAATTGCAGTTCTTTCTTCAATGAGGTTGCGTTGTCAGTAGCTTTATGCATAGCCGTCATTCTTGCTCCATGCTCAGAAGCATTCGAATCTAACAAAGCTTTATAGAACTGGATCTTCAAGGAGTTAGGTACTAGATTAGTAACAATCTCTTTTTTTGAAGGTTCAAAAATATAGTCTGCAGAAGAAGTCTCTACTTCATTGGTCGCTGGTACAATTGGCAGCATTTGTTCAATCGTTAAATCCTGAACCGCAGCATTTTTAAATGCATTGTATACCAGAACTACTTTATCGAATGATCCTTCTTCAAACCGATCCATAAGGTTCTGAGCAATCTCAGAAGATGTTTCAAAATTCAGATCATCCCAAACCTTCTCAGGATGAGTTGGTAGAACTGAGCCTCTTACCGCATATTCCGTACCTTTCAAAGATTCAGCAATCTTTTTACCTACAGGAAGTACAGTAACATTCGCATTCTTATAATCTTCAGCAATCAGTCTCCTTACTCGTTTAATGACAGCGTTATTAAACCCACCGCACAAACCTCTGTTTGAGGTAATCCCAACAACAAGGATATTCTTAACATCTCTTTGCTGAGTGTAAGGGTTTTCGCTAGCATCTAATGAAGAAGAAAGATTTCCGAGAATCTCCTGCAGCTTTTCAGCATACGGACGCATTTGAGTAATCGCATCCTGAGCTCTTCTCAACTTAGCTGCAGAAACCATTTTCATTGCTGAAGTGATCTGCATGGTTGAGCTAACCGAGGTTATCCTACTTCTTATTTCTTTTAAGTTTGCCATGTAAACTTAATTTGTTAAATCTTAATATTTACCACTGATGTCTTTAGCTACACTAGCCAAGGTATCAGTTACCTGGTCGGTTAACTTTCCTGCTTTCAATGTATCCAATACATCTTTGTGAGAAGTTTTTAAGAACCTCAGGTATTCTTCTTCAAACTCTTTTACTTTGTTCACAGGGACACTGTTTAACAAACCTTTAGTCCCACAGTAAATGATCGCAATTTGTTCTTCTACTGGAAGTGGTGAGCCCTCATTCTGCTTAAGAATCTCAACGTTTCTAGCTCCTTTGTCCAGAACCGCCTTAGTAGCAGCATCTAAATCAGAACCAAACTTAGCAAATGCCTCAAGCTCTCTATATTGTGCTTGATCCAGCTTCAATGTACCCGCTACCTTCTTCATAGATTTAATCTGAGCCGAACCACCTACACGAGATACCGAGATACCTACGTTAATCGCTGGTCTAACACCAGAGTTAAACAAGTTCGCTTCCAAGAAGATTTGACCATCAGTAATCGAAATTACGTTAGTTGGGATATAAGCAGAAACATCACCTGCTTGAGTTTCAATAATTGGAAGAGCTGTTAGCGAACCTCCTCCTTTTACCTTTCCTTTCAATGATTCTGGAAGATCATTCATTTGAGCCGCGATCTCGTCTGACGCGTTGATCTTTGCCGCTCTCTCTAATAATCTTGAGTGCAAGTAGAATACATCTCCAGGGTAAGCCTCACGTCCTGGAGGTCTTCTCAATAGAAGCGAAACCTCACGGTAAGCAACCGCCTGCTTTGACAAATCATCGTAAACAATCAAAGCTGGTCTTCCTGTATCTCTGAAGTATTCTCCCACAGCAGCCCCTGTAAATGGAGCGTAAAACTGCATTGGAGCAGGATCAGATGCATTTGCAGCCACAACAACTGTGTAGTCCATTGCTCCTGCTTCTTCTAATTTCTTAACGATACCAGCAACTGTTGATCCTTTCTGCCCAACGGCAACATAGATACAGAAAACTGGTTCTCCTTTATCGTAAAATTCTTTCTGGTTGATAATCGTATCGATACACACCGTTGTCTTACCCGTACCTCTATCTCCTATCACCAACTCACGCTGACCTCTTCCAATCGGAATCATAGCATCAACAGATTTAACACCTGTCTGCATTGGTTCGTTTACTGGCTGTCTGTAGATTACACCAGGCGCTTTTCTTTCGATTGGCATTTCAAACAACTCACCTTCAATTGGTCCTTTACCGTCAATAGGCTGCCCTAAGGTATTTATAACTCTACCTTTAAGTCCTTCACCAACTTGCACAGATGCAATTGTATTCGTCCTTTTTACAGTATCTCCCTCTTTTACTTCGGTAGAGCTTCCTAAAAGAACGGCTCCTACATTATCTTCTTCCAGGTTCAGTGCGATTGCTCTCAATCCGCTATCGAACTGGATCAACTCACCATACTGAACTCCTGATAATCCATAAATACGAGCAATACCGTCACCTACTTGTAATACGGTACCTACTTCTTCTAATTCGGCTGCAGACTTAACACCTGAAAGTTGTTCTCTCAGAATGTTTGATACTTCTGCTGGTTTAATTTCTGCCATGATTATTTATTATTTACGATGTCTAACTGTTAATTCTTAATTAATTCTTGCTTCAATGTATTGATTCGATTGCTAATACTTGCATCGATCTGTCTGTCTCCCATTCTCATTACGAAACCTCCGATCAATGAAGGATCCACCTTTTCAATCACTTCAGCATTTTTAACTCCCTGCTTTGCAGCAATTTCGAGTATTTTCTTCTTTTGCTCTTCAGAAAGCGCAATAGCAGAAGTTACCTCTACGGTTGAAATGTTCTTGTGTATTCTATAAGCTTCTTCATAAGCCATAGCTATTGATGGCAGCAGAGCTTCACGCCCTTTACCAGTAACCATTGCTATGAATTTATCCGATAGCTCTGAAACCTTTCCCTTGAATATTTCAGCGAGGATAGCGATCTTCTTCTCAGCTTTTACAATCGGACTTGACAACAAGGCTTTTAACTCCTTTGAGTCAGTCACAGCTTGATTCAGCAAAAGCATATCCGCGTGAACGGCATCAACTGAACCTTGCTCTAAAGCTAATGTCAATAAAGACTTTGCGTATCTCTTTGCTGCTAATGAACCTCTCATAGTAATTAGTTCAGGTTTACGTCATCAATTAAATTGTCTACTAACGCTTTTTGCTTCTCGTCAGACTCCAATTGTTCCTTAACGATTTTCTCAGCGATCTCTATCGAAAGCTCCGCCACTTGATTTTTGATCTCAGACATTGCCGCTACCTTCTCCGCTTTGATCTCCTCTCTCGCAGAAGCGATAATCTTATCCGCTTCAACTTTCGCAGCCGCTTTAGATTCTCCAACAATCTGATCTTTCGTCTCTTTTGCTTCTTTCAACAATGCATCTCTCTCAGCCAAAGCTTCTTTTCTCATATCTTCATTCTGAGACTTTAGTTTCGCCATTTCAAGTTTTGCATTCTCAGCTGCTTCC
This genomic interval carries:
- a CDS encoding BrxA/BrxB family bacilliredoxin, with amino-acid sequence MYPEELVAPMKQDLTSRGYKELFTADDVDNVLNEDGTTFVVINSVCGCAAANARPAAIEATANDKLPDNLVTVFAGVDKEAVDQVRKYCLPYPPSSPSMALFKDGTLVHFIERHHIEGRPAEMIAENIIAAFNEYC
- a CDS encoding F0F1 ATP synthase subunit B, which encodes MEKLWNDFSVGLFFWQTVIFVALVVLLAKYAWKPILKAVKEREDKIKDALEAAENAKLEMAKLKSQNEDMRKEALAERDALLKEAKETKDQIVGESKAAAKVEADKIIASAREEIKAEKVAAMSEIKNQVAELSIEIAEKIVKEQLESDEKQKALVDNLIDDVNLN
- the atpH gene encoding ATP synthase F1 subunit delta; the encoded protein is MRGSLAAKRYAKSLLTLALEQGSVDAVHADMLLLNQAVTDSKELKALLSSPIVKAEKKIAILAEIFKGKVSELSDKFIAMVTGKGREALLPSIAMAYEEAYRIHKNISTVEVTSAIALSEEQKKKILEIAAKQGVKNAEVIEKVDPSLIGGFVMRMGDRQIDASISNRINTLKQELIKN
- the gatC gene encoding Asp-tRNA(Asn)/Glu-tRNA(Gln) amidotransferase subunit GatC, translating into MKLDDKTVTKIASLAKLEFNGKEKEAILEDMNKMLDFVGKLEEVDTDGVAPLIHMTDEKNVLREDISRTDITQKEALKNAPKKDSTYFKIPKVIK
- the atpG gene encoding ATP synthase F1 subunit gamma; the protein is MANLKEIRSRITSVSSTMQITSAMKMVSAAKLRRAQDAITQMRPYAEKLQEILGNLSSSLDASENPYTQQRDVKNILVVGITSNRGLCGGFNNAVIKRVRRLIAEDYKNANVTVLPVGKKIAESLKGTEYAVRGSVLPTHPEKVWDDLNFETSSEIAQNLMDRFEEGSFDKVVLVYNAFKNAAVQDLTIEQMLPIVPATNEVETSSADYIFEPSKKEIVTNLVPNSLKIQFYKALLDSNASEHGARMTAMHKATDNATSLKKELQLSYNKARQAAITNEILEIVGGAEALNG
- the atpA gene encoding F0F1 ATP synthase subunit alpha, which encodes MAEIKPAEVSNILREQLSGVKSAAELEEVGTVLQVGDGIARIYGLSGVQYGELIQFDSGLRAIALNLEEDNVGAVLLGSSTEVKEGDTVKRTNTIASVQVGEGLKGRVINTLGQPIDGKGPIEGELFEMPIERKAPGVIYRQPVNEPMQTGVKSVDAMIPIGRGQRELVIGDRGTGKTTVCIDTIINQKEFYDKGEPVFCIYVAVGQKGSTVAGIVKKLEEAGAMDYTVVVAANASDPAPMQFYAPFTGAAVGEYFRDTGRPALIVYDDLSKQAVAYREVSLLLRRPPGREAYPGDVFYLHSRLLERAAKINASDEIAAQMNDLPESLKGKVKGGGSLTALPIIETQAGDVSAYIPTNVISITDGQIFLEANLFNSGVRPAINVGISVSRVGGSAQIKSMKKVAGTLKLDQAQYRELEAFAKFGSDLDAATKAVLDKGARNVEILKQNEGSPLPVEEQIAIIYCGTKGLLNSVPVNKVKEFEEEYLRFLKTSHKDVLDTLKAGKLTDQVTDTLASVAKDISGKY
- a CDS encoding lysophospholipid acyltransferase family protein produces the protein MRWIGAPFRFLYKLYFGMVYLTTGLLLYPYFLIALRGSNKFEKAVKVKKVWSVAICFLCGIRVRVIGAENFPNEGSFIVCANHASYLDIILMYRIIPSDFAFLGKAEVLKWPIINIFFKKGIDIPVDRTNRKAASESLLKAKEALRQERSLAIFPEGTMGPQPPKMLRFKNGAFSLAMEFSTNIIPITFSNNYKLFYDHTDFFGPGRPGVAKIIVHPAIEVTSKSDLVSLRNETYQIIKSGL